Proteins encoded by one window of Myxococcus guangdongensis:
- a CDS encoding AAA family ATPase, with protein MTHRTHNEVSEGRPAPRKDDSVRELHVEYDDAPIPPKSPRTVPEDLPRSPNPLLALSRARSQRPKPPAPRTDAPAPEEPPARDVSAPSDVTASERQVIQAAVATGKRREAWRPPEYLPEDLSDALLSERSQYRAKLLQDVRQVSLQGPGVLSLVPVPAADPDWSGGSLLGFLGEECVFGGDVVHLDFESGRVFAAPDHGDDVDRRALAADRWCYRPYDFAEALCTAASAYEDRQPALHQSLRRASGDEPAPTPRPQDAELLPTDRLWAQPWGCIWGPPGTGKTTAVADLIARALRAFPNERILAVAPTNRAADELVLRVSALLERQPIPLRPLARSIFRGGTGASDALAKLPTVTLEDTKGGKLRASIEERERELYLQRVRGGPAHELAKLQAELRGLRGKMKDPTFKEAEKGDCPLMVLTVHRALRLVSELEGKCTFARLVVDEAGMVTRAATALMAPLAERVTLAGDPKQIGPVSRAAEGAGRGSQKWLRASGLSHLEDAVRDATRPDVLLLRTQHRMHPDIARVVSHFCYGGALEDGDIVKARAEKAPPVPAFAGTRAGWVVLDGLSRDAKRLTHGRGETGSGYQRELSAELAVSLAREAVRAGLSVLCVTPYRAQASLLRRLGNSAGFRGDAFSASTIHRQQGTQYDVVLVDTVAGGRPFPPHTLVPMLNVAASRARDYLLVLASRDEARGATIPQRFLSLLPRLRVLPGSPLRLEALPLPREAPPPPPPPPAAPTSLGGEIEGSRPTRPLFTHEQVSLFERRFDDGHHLVRGVAGSGKTYVLAHWVARYLLEHEDTQVLVSFFNRALSPLVEKLLVEAIAQRAGRERVRALRARVTVKHVGALRRVEPESFDGVFVDEAQDMDVRALAMLHALVRPHVAQDGKPVRCLQLFMDDSQNVYGQVPIEALKEQLPEGLSFRGRTRILKETFRATRDILDVAFNVVLDPLRQHGTSDPGMREYMKAGELAREGLLWLPEETLEGLYRVQSTERGGVLPQVRGFASGASEARQVAKEVARLIRDEGVHPGDILVVAPVMPSQYTEALNRAGVPAHAYGGKGGRDVTDFRVSGVDHVRATTVFSCKGHECPVVFFAGLDALDTVENWMAGAKERNARENERIRRAMFYVGATRAMKRQYLTGVKGARFLRVAASYVETLSGLSPPEAEAGKSP; from the coding sequence ATGACGCACCGGACGCACAACGAGGTCTCCGAAGGGCGCCCCGCGCCACGGAAGGATGACTCCGTCCGCGAGCTTCACGTCGAGTACGACGACGCGCCCATCCCACCGAAGTCCCCTCGCACTGTCCCCGAGGACCTCCCGCGCTCGCCCAATCCGCTGCTGGCCCTCTCCCGCGCCAGGTCACAGCGCCCGAAGCCTCCTGCTCCGCGCACGGACGCCCCCGCACCCGAGGAGCCACCGGCTCGCGATGTCTCCGCGCCCTCGGATGTCACCGCGTCCGAGCGTCAGGTCATCCAGGCCGCCGTCGCCACCGGGAAGCGCCGCGAGGCCTGGCGTCCTCCCGAATACCTCCCCGAGGACTTGAGCGACGCGCTCCTCTCCGAGCGCAGCCAGTACCGCGCCAAGCTGCTCCAGGACGTGCGTCAGGTCTCACTCCAGGGCCCCGGCGTGTTGTCCCTCGTCCCCGTGCCCGCCGCGGACCCGGACTGGTCCGGTGGCTCGCTGCTCGGCTTCCTCGGTGAGGAGTGCGTCTTCGGCGGAGACGTCGTCCACCTCGACTTCGAGTCCGGCCGCGTCTTCGCCGCCCCCGACCACGGTGACGACGTGGACCGCCGCGCCCTCGCCGCCGACCGCTGGTGCTATCGGCCCTATGACTTCGCCGAGGCGCTCTGCACCGCCGCGTCCGCGTACGAGGACCGGCAGCCCGCGCTCCATCAGTCCCTGCGCCGCGCCAGTGGCGACGAGCCCGCGCCCACGCCGCGTCCCCAGGACGCCGAGCTCCTCCCGACCGACCGTCTCTGGGCCCAGCCCTGGGGCTGCATCTGGGGCCCCCCCGGCACCGGCAAGACGACCGCCGTCGCCGACCTCATCGCCCGCGCCCTGCGCGCCTTCCCCAACGAGCGCATCCTCGCGGTGGCCCCCACCAACCGCGCCGCCGATGAGCTCGTCCTCCGCGTCAGCGCCCTGCTGGAGCGTCAGCCCATCCCCCTGCGTCCCCTGGCGCGCAGCATCTTCCGCGGCGGCACCGGCGCCAGCGACGCCCTGGCGAAGCTGCCCACCGTCACGCTCGAGGACACCAAGGGCGGCAAGCTGCGCGCGAGCATCGAGGAGCGCGAGCGCGAGCTGTACCTCCAGCGTGTCCGAGGCGGCCCCGCGCACGAGCTCGCCAAGCTCCAGGCGGAGCTGCGCGGCCTGCGCGGCAAGATGAAGGACCCCACCTTCAAGGAGGCGGAGAAGGGCGACTGCCCCCTCATGGTCCTCACCGTCCACCGCGCCCTGCGACTGGTGTCGGAGCTCGAGGGCAAGTGCACCTTCGCGCGACTGGTCGTGGACGAGGCCGGCATGGTGACCCGCGCCGCCACCGCGCTCATGGCCCCCCTGGCCGAGCGCGTGACGCTCGCTGGAGACCCCAAGCAGATCGGCCCCGTCAGCCGCGCGGCCGAGGGCGCCGGACGCGGCTCCCAGAAGTGGCTGCGCGCCAGCGGCCTGTCCCACCTGGAGGACGCGGTGCGCGACGCCACGCGCCCGGACGTGCTGCTGCTGCGCACCCAGCACCGCATGCACCCGGACATCGCCCGCGTCGTCAGCCACTTCTGCTACGGCGGCGCGCTCGAGGATGGCGACATCGTCAAGGCTCGCGCCGAGAAGGCCCCGCCCGTGCCCGCGTTCGCCGGGACGCGCGCGGGATGGGTGGTGCTCGATGGCCTCAGCCGCGACGCGAAGCGCCTCACCCACGGCCGAGGCGAGACGGGCTCCGGCTACCAGCGCGAGCTGTCCGCCGAGCTCGCCGTGTCGCTCGCCCGCGAGGCCGTGCGCGCCGGCCTCAGCGTCCTGTGTGTCACGCCCTATCGCGCGCAGGCCTCGCTCCTGCGCAGGCTCGGCAACTCCGCGGGCTTCCGGGGCGACGCGTTCAGCGCCTCCACCATCCACCGTCAGCAGGGCACCCAGTACGACGTGGTGCTGGTGGACACCGTGGCTGGAGGCCGGCCTTTCCCACCCCACACGCTGGTGCCGATGCTCAACGTGGCCGCCAGCCGCGCGCGCGACTACCTGTTGGTGCTCGCCTCGCGCGACGAGGCCCGGGGCGCCACCATCCCCCAGCGCTTCCTCTCGCTCTTGCCGCGTCTGCGAGTCCTCCCCGGCTCGCCGCTCCGCCTGGAGGCGCTGCCCCTGCCGCGCGAGGCACCGCCTCCGCCGCCACCACCTCCCGCCGCGCCCACGAGCCTCGGCGGCGAAATCGAGGGCTCGCGTCCCACGCGGCCCCTGTTCACCCACGAGCAGGTGTCCCTCTTCGAGCGCCGCTTCGATGACGGACACCACCTGGTGCGCGGGGTCGCGGGCAGCGGCAAGACGTACGTCCTGGCCCACTGGGTGGCGCGCTATCTGTTGGAGCACGAGGACACGCAGGTGCTCGTCTCGTTCTTCAACCGCGCGCTCTCGCCCCTGGTGGAGAAGTTGTTGGTGGAGGCGATTGCCCAGCGCGCCGGCCGCGAGCGTGTGCGAGCGCTCCGTGCCCGGGTGACGGTGAAGCACGTGGGCGCGCTGCGCCGCGTGGAGCCCGAGTCCTTCGACGGGGTCTTCGTCGACGAGGCCCAGGACATGGACGTCCGCGCGCTCGCCATGCTCCACGCGTTGGTGCGTCCCCACGTCGCGCAGGATGGCAAGCCGGTGCGCTGTCTCCAGTTGTTCATGGACGACTCGCAGAACGTCTACGGCCAGGTCCCCATCGAGGCGCTCAAGGAACAGCTCCCGGAAGGGCTGTCCTTCCGGGGCCGCACCCGCATCCTCAAGGAGACCTTCCGCGCCACGCGCGACATCCTCGACGTGGCCTTCAACGTGGTGCTGGACCCGCTGCGCCAGCACGGCACCAGCGACCCGGGCATGCGCGAGTACATGAAGGCCGGAGAGCTCGCCCGCGAGGGGCTCCTGTGGCTCCCCGAGGAGACGCTGGAGGGGCTCTATCGCGTGCAGTCCACCGAGCGCGGCGGCGTGCTGCCCCAGGTGCGCGGCTTCGCCTCGGGCGCGAGCGAGGCCCGGCAGGTGGCCAAGGAAGTGGCGCGGCTCATCCGCGACGAAGGCGTGCACCCCGGCGACATCCTCGTCGTCGCGCCCGTCATGCCATCGCAGTACACGGAGGCCCTCAACCGGGCCGGCGTGCCCGCGCACGCCTACGGTGGCAAGGGCGGCCGCGACGTGACGGACTTCCGCGTCAGCGGCGTGGACCACGTGCGCGCCACCACCGTGTTCTCCTGCAAGGGCCACGAGTGCCCCGTCGTCTTCTTCGCGGGCCTGGACGCGTTGGACACCGTGGAGAACTGGATGGCCGGCGCGAAGGAGCGCAACGCGCGGGAGAACGAGCGCATCCGCCGCGCCATGTTCTACGTGGGCGCCACCCGCGCGATGAAGCGCCAGTACCTCACTGGCGTGAAGGGCGCGCGCTTCCTGCGCGTCGCCGCGTCCTACGTGGAGACGCTCTCGGGCCTGTCTCCCCCCGAGGCCGAGGCCGGCAAGTCCCCCTGA
- a CDS encoding EcsC family protein, whose product MKEVEDPEQGRKLLTAVERILADTDSLVLMAKQELAKARDKKLPSEDAVREDASLAVVRHFSNRSALSGGLAALPALVPGAGTLVAALGGTLADMCFMLKFEVEMALVLSHLHGFDITREDERQLAFLLASVSTYDAKKDRNAVLDLAETQGVAFWKYAPREASKMLVSVMTKLALLSVSKGLLRALPLVGIAVGSSMNKVLTQRVGDRCVRELKKRRELAPPGETNTSHSVVDAHVRKSG is encoded by the coding sequence ATGAAAGAAGTCGAGGACCCTGAACAGGGGCGCAAGCTCCTCACAGCCGTCGAGCGCATCCTCGCGGACACGGACAGCCTCGTGCTGATGGCGAAGCAGGAGCTGGCGAAGGCGCGCGACAAGAAGCTCCCGAGCGAGGACGCCGTGCGTGAGGACGCCTCGCTCGCGGTGGTGCGGCACTTCTCGAACCGCTCCGCCCTCTCGGGAGGACTTGCCGCGTTGCCCGCGCTGGTTCCGGGCGCGGGAACGCTGGTGGCCGCGCTGGGCGGGACCCTCGCGGACATGTGCTTCATGCTCAAGTTCGAGGTGGAGATGGCACTGGTCCTCAGCCACCTCCACGGCTTCGACATCACGCGAGAAGACGAGCGGCAACTCGCCTTCCTGCTCGCCTCGGTGAGCACCTACGACGCGAAGAAGGACCGCAACGCAGTGCTGGACCTCGCGGAGACCCAGGGCGTCGCCTTCTGGAAGTACGCCCCCCGGGAAGCATCGAAGATGCTCGTGAGCGTGATGACGAAGCTGGCGCTCCTGTCCGTCTCCAAGGGGCTGTTGCGCGCGCTGCCGCTGGTGGGCATCGCGGTGGGCTCCTCGATGAACAAGGTCCTCACCCAACGCGTGGGGGACCGCTGCGTCCGGGAGTTGAAGAAGCGTCGTGAGCTCGCCCCTCCCGGGGAAACCAACACCTCTCACTCCGTGGTGGATGCCCATGTCCGCAAATCCGGCTGA
- a CDS encoding M48 family metallopeptidase: MNEDLVSALWPDTTDAPVRLIECRHCGRRNRVRIASAVMDLAHCECGACNKALFLRPDEALTNLSSTAYEHALDRATLQALKSLPGFPALMRWLLANLGERSMRLVNLSTSVRCGKDQFPELAGLLDVARRRLDIPYTPSLFLTESPYANAATFGVEEPTVMVHAALLDHLDDTQVVSVLAHELGHLHADHVLYRSVATVLAGGSRLLGSVGQLLSFPLQKALYKWARCSELTADRAGLLGCRDLAASLGVLMRLAGGNRPGTVNRTKMKLAPFVQQARELARMEESSWFDGLLATLLTMDSSHPFVAWRVMHLLDWVENGNYLDILAGQYERVKRSAVA; encoded by the coding sequence ATGAACGAGGACCTCGTCTCGGCGCTCTGGCCGGATACGACCGACGCACCTGTCCGGCTGATCGAATGTCGTCACTGCGGCCGGCGCAACCGGGTCCGGATTGCGTCGGCGGTGATGGACCTCGCGCACTGCGAATGCGGGGCGTGCAACAAGGCGTTGTTCCTGAGGCCCGACGAAGCGCTGACGAACCTCAGCTCCACGGCCTATGAACATGCACTGGACCGGGCAACCCTCCAGGCACTCAAGTCCCTCCCGGGGTTTCCCGCCCTGATGCGCTGGTTACTCGCAAACCTGGGTGAGCGAAGCATGCGGCTCGTCAACCTCTCCACCTCCGTCCGCTGTGGAAAGGATCAGTTCCCGGAGCTGGCGGGGCTGCTGGACGTGGCGCGTCGCCGGCTCGACATTCCCTACACGCCTTCGCTGTTCCTGACCGAGTCGCCGTACGCGAACGCGGCCACCTTCGGAGTGGAGGAGCCCACGGTGATGGTGCACGCGGCACTGCTGGACCATCTGGACGACACCCAGGTGGTTTCAGTGCTCGCGCATGAGTTGGGACACCTGCATGCGGACCACGTGCTCTACCGCTCCGTGGCGACGGTGCTCGCGGGCGGGAGCCGGCTGCTGGGAAGTGTGGGGCAGCTGCTGAGCTTTCCGCTCCAGAAGGCCCTCTACAAATGGGCGCGGTGTTCCGAGCTGACCGCAGACCGCGCAGGGCTGCTGGGCTGTCGTGACCTGGCCGCATCGCTCGGGGTGTTGATGCGGCTGGCCGGCGGCAACAGGCCCGGCACCGTGAATCGGACGAAAATGAAGCTGGCGCCCTTCGTACAGCAGGCACGCGAGCTGGCCCGAATGGAGGAGTCGAGCTGGTTCGATGGCCTGCTGGCGACACTCCTCACCATGGACTCCAGTCACCCCTTCGTGGCCTGGAGGGTCATGCACCTGCTCGATTGGGTGGAGAACGGCAACTATCTGGACATCCTCGCGGGCCAGTATGAGCGGGTGAAGCGTTCCGCCGTGGCCTGA
- a CDS encoding YgiQ family radical SAM protein, whose translation MAQTTRYAHPFLPITRADMQARGWEQCDIIIVTGDAYVDHPAFGPVLIARFLEGRGFKVGLIPQPDWHSAEPFKALGPPRMFFGVAAGNLDSMLNRLTAQKKNRSADQYSPGGRTNCRPDRATIVYAQRCREAYPDVPIVLGGIEASLRRIAHFDYWSEKVRRSILFDAKADLLVFGMGERPIMEVADRMRNGERIQDIRDVRGTAYLINDEEMRAHEADPARRAADRKTVVLPPYEAVVSDKQAFAVMSRDFQMETNPGNARPLAQRHGNRAIFMNAPALPLEDGVGDTASGKATVAMDELYDLPFNRVPHPLYKSEGIPAYETVKHSIVLMRGCFGGCTFCSITEHEGRVIQSRSAESVLREVRALRRMGDFRGTITDLGGPTANMYKLKCKSEDIEKRCRKLSCVHPGVCENLQTDHGPLISLMKDVREEDGVKHVFIASGVRYDLAERSPEYVKELAAHHVGGQLSVAPEHVSPRVLEKMKKPGIESFERFQQMFACASEEAGKEQYDIPYFISGHPGSTLEDMVDLALWLKKNGKRPRQVQDFIPTPMAMATAMYFTGIDPLKMEPVYTAQGLREKRLQKALLLYWNPEHWPLAREALKQAGRADLIGRGPHALVPPETPAEAARRQREGAREQDDAPRESQAPAPRGPGGARRPGGPRPHGSRAR comes from the coding sequence ATGGCCCAGACGACGCGCTACGCCCATCCCTTCCTGCCCATCACCCGCGCCGACATGCAGGCGCGCGGCTGGGAACAGTGCGACATCATCATCGTGACGGGAGACGCGTACGTGGACCACCCGGCCTTCGGCCCGGTGCTCATCGCCCGCTTCCTCGAGGGCCGGGGCTTCAAGGTGGGCCTCATCCCCCAGCCCGACTGGCACTCGGCCGAGCCCTTCAAGGCCCTGGGCCCACCGCGCATGTTCTTCGGGGTCGCCGCCGGCAACCTCGACTCCATGCTCAACCGGCTCACCGCGCAGAAGAAGAACCGCTCCGCCGACCAGTACAGCCCCGGCGGCCGCACCAACTGCCGGCCCGACCGCGCCACCATCGTCTACGCCCAGCGCTGCCGCGAGGCCTACCCCGACGTCCCCATCGTCCTCGGCGGCATCGAGGCCAGCCTCCGCCGCATCGCCCACTTCGACTACTGGAGCGAGAAGGTCCGCCGCTCCATCCTCTTCGACGCCAAGGCCGACCTGCTCGTCTTCGGCATGGGCGAGCGCCCCATCATGGAGGTCGCCGACCGGATGCGGAACGGCGAGCGCATCCAGGACATCCGCGACGTGCGCGGCACCGCCTACCTCATCAACGACGAGGAGATGCGCGCCCACGAAGCCGACCCCGCCCGCCGCGCCGCCGACCGCAAGACCGTCGTCCTCCCGCCCTACGAGGCCGTCGTCTCCGACAAGCAGGCCTTCGCGGTCATGAGCCGCGACTTCCAGATGGAGACCAACCCCGGCAACGCGCGCCCCCTCGCGCAGCGCCACGGCAACCGCGCCATCTTCATGAACGCCCCCGCCCTCCCGCTCGAGGACGGCGTGGGTGACACCGCCTCCGGCAAGGCCACGGTGGCGATGGACGAGCTGTACGACCTCCCGTTCAACCGCGTCCCCCACCCCCTCTACAAGAGCGAGGGCATCCCCGCGTACGAGACGGTGAAGCACTCCATCGTCCTCATGCGCGGCTGCTTCGGCGGCTGCACCTTCTGCTCCATCACCGAGCACGAGGGCCGCGTCATCCAGAGCCGCTCCGCGGAGAGCGTCCTGCGCGAGGTGCGCGCCCTGCGCCGCATGGGCGACTTCCGCGGCACCATCACCGACCTCGGCGGCCCCACCGCCAACATGTACAAGCTCAAGTGCAAGAGCGAGGACATCGAGAAGCGCTGCCGCAAGCTGTCCTGCGTGCACCCGGGCGTGTGCGAGAACCTCCAGACGGACCACGGCCCCCTCATCAGCCTGATGAAGGACGTGCGCGAGGAGGACGGCGTCAAGCACGTCTTCATCGCCAGCGGCGTGCGCTACGACCTGGCCGAGCGCTCACCTGAATACGTCAAGGAGCTCGCCGCGCACCACGTGGGCGGCCAGCTCTCCGTCGCGCCCGAGCACGTCTCGCCGCGCGTGCTGGAGAAGATGAAGAAGCCCGGCATCGAGAGCTTCGAGCGCTTCCAGCAGATGTTCGCCTGCGCCAGCGAGGAAGCCGGCAAGGAGCAGTACGACATCCCCTACTTCATCAGCGGACACCCGGGCTCCACCCTGGAGGACATGGTGGACCTGGCGCTGTGGCTGAAGAAGAACGGCAAGCGCCCCCGTCAGGTGCAGGACTTCATCCCCACCCCCATGGCCATGGCGACGGCCATGTACTTCACCGGCATCGACCCGCTGAAGATGGAGCCCGTCTACACGGCCCAGGGTCTGCGCGAGAAGCGCCTCCAGAAGGCCCTGCTCCTCTACTGGAACCCCGAGCACTGGCCCCTGGCCCGCGAGGCCCTGAAGCAGGCCGGCCGCGCGGACCTCATCGGCCGTGGCCCGCACGCGCTCGTTCCTCCCGAGACGCCCGCCGAGGCCGCTCGACGTCAGCGCGAGGGCGCACGCGAGCAGGACGACGCACCGCGTGAGTCCCAGGCCCCCGCGCCCCGAGGCCCCGGTGGCGCGCGTCGTCCCGGGGGGCCACGTCCCCATGGCTCCCGGGCTCGCTGA
- a CDS encoding DUF3142 domain-containing protein: MRTPHLSSSRRLASISFMGLCLMLGCTRAPPPPPLGHEAYVWQRDWSPTLVESLAAMPSELGALRVLARERSGGARTPVSITVDVAALAKTGRDVVAVMRVDGTAPLDGISLEEVASIARDWKARGVRVRGVELDHDCATHALPAYADWLERERSLLGELPLSITALPTWAGSPELERLAAIPDDLVVQVHAIRAPTLFTPEQARGFIERWARATRRPFHVALPTYRVRLRDGTPLVSEPRDVSRFLTELRARPVKGVKGLVWFRWGHAGDPEAWSPSTLTAVLRQEPLTPRVEPRLVDAGGGTLDIVLENTGRVDGVAPARLTLSGNLEVLDGVGGYAPLGSSLVARKPPRLRAGERRVVGFVRGNEVSLVAP; encoded by the coding sequence ATGCGCACCCCACACCTGTCTTCGTCGCGCCGACTCGCGAGCATCTCGTTCATGGGGCTGTGCCTCATGCTCGGCTGCACGCGCGCGCCCCCGCCGCCGCCGCTCGGGCACGAAGCCTACGTGTGGCAACGGGACTGGAGCCCGACGCTCGTCGAGTCCCTCGCGGCAATGCCCTCGGAGCTGGGCGCGCTGCGCGTGCTCGCGAGGGAGCGCTCCGGCGGCGCACGCACGCCCGTCTCCATCACGGTGGATGTCGCGGCCCTCGCGAAGACGGGGCGCGACGTGGTGGCGGTGATGCGGGTGGATGGCACCGCGCCCCTCGACGGCATCTCCCTGGAAGAAGTCGCCTCCATCGCCCGGGACTGGAAGGCGCGCGGCGTGCGCGTGCGAGGCGTGGAGCTGGACCACGACTGCGCCACCCACGCGCTGCCCGCGTACGCGGACTGGCTCGAGCGTGAACGGAGCCTGCTCGGCGAGCTGCCCCTGTCCATCACCGCGCTGCCCACGTGGGCGGGCTCCCCCGAGCTGGAGCGCCTGGCAGCCATCCCCGACGACCTCGTCGTCCAGGTGCACGCCATCCGCGCCCCCACCCTCTTCACCCCCGAGCAGGCGCGCGGCTTCATCGAGCGCTGGGCCCGGGCCACGCGCCGGCCCTTCCACGTCGCGCTGCCCACCTACCGCGTGCGCCTGCGCGACGGCACGCCCCTGGTCTCCGAGCCCCGTGACGTCTCGCGCTTCCTCACGGAGCTGCGCGCGCGTCCGGTGAAGGGCGTGAAGGGGCTGGTGTGGTTCCGGTGGGGCCACGCGGGCGACCCGGAGGCCTGGAGCCCGTCCACGCTGACCGCCGTCCTCCGCCAGGAGCCGCTGACGCCCCGCGTGGAGCCCCGGCTGGTGGACGCGGGCGGCGGCACGCTCGACATCGTCCTCGAGAACACGGGCCGCGTGGACGGCGTGGCCCCCGCCCGGCTCACCCTTTCTGGAAACCTGGAGGTCCTCGACGGCGTGGGCGGCTATGCCCCGTTGGGGAGCTCCCTCGTGGCGCGCAAGCCTCCCCGCCTGCGCGCCGGCGAGCGACGCGTCGTCGGCTTCGTGCGGGGAAACGAGGTGTCCCTTGTGGCTCCGTAG
- a CDS encoding cyclase family protein has protein sequence METAAETSRSAHASPWVDISVPLRDGMVHWPDNPEVRITRSQDLDKGDDANVSDLSFGAHSGTHVDAPVHFVKGAEGVDALSFDRLIGAARVLEIRDARAIQVEELRGHAIESGERLLFKTANSARRWPSQPFQPDFVYLSLDGARYLAELGVRTVGIDYLSIGSPDEGVPTHRALLDAGICIIEGLDLSQVREGTYELVCLPLRIAGGDGAPARAILRAR, from the coding sequence ATGGAGACCGCTGCCGAGACGAGCCGCTCCGCCCACGCGTCGCCGTGGGTGGACATCTCCGTGCCGCTGCGCGACGGCATGGTGCACTGGCCGGACAACCCCGAGGTGCGCATCACCCGCTCCCAGGACTTGGACAAGGGGGACGACGCCAACGTGTCGGACCTGTCCTTCGGCGCGCACTCGGGCACCCACGTCGACGCGCCCGTGCACTTCGTCAAGGGCGCCGAGGGCGTGGACGCGCTGTCCTTCGACCGGTTGATAGGGGCGGCCCGCGTGCTGGAGATTCGCGACGCGCGCGCCATCCAGGTGGAGGAGCTGAGGGGCCACGCGATTGAGTCGGGGGAGCGGCTGCTCTTCAAGACGGCGAACTCCGCGCGGCGGTGGCCCTCCCAGCCGTTCCAGCCGGACTTCGTGTACCTGTCGCTGGACGGCGCGCGCTACCTGGCGGAACTCGGCGTGCGCACGGTGGGCATCGACTACCTGTCCATCGGCAGCCCGGACGAGGGCGTGCCCACGCACCGGGCCCTGCTGGACGCGGGCATCTGCATCATCGAGGGACTGGATTTGTCCCAGGTGCGCGAGGGGACGTACGAGCTGGTGTGTCTGCCCTTGCGAATCGCGGGGGGCGACGGGGCTCCAGCGCGCGCCATCCTCCGCGCGCGCTGA
- a CDS encoding pilus assembly protein, whose protein sequence is MKNPRARGAATVELALAMLVLVPVLLYALYAGEAFIASTRAQEAEMMATWNLTAHLGHDYAVGYTGADKADDDGAFGLQRQVTSVTGPRVMKALAGMDSFGRAGSSPAKRRMVVAEQELTDVRCEPVDVRAYAQGRLLTFDGVGAKVRAYLHRGSYMACRAQVEVQSSFLPASLPQAVRGGMSVCGMGRSLSGCRPGQKAPGARDPGFMVLTDDWALEDARESPVTTAEHARNRKYANVGEAVYMNTPTRLHPKDVLTDKAIGTQQVREAMLFLLDTPKDFGNTSEFRFGFLNPSKQMQRFDVDRPGREEMGHLTPWDDDDHRDIAPGSEANRSPHNYLGHEDANYNRP, encoded by the coding sequence ATGAAGAACCCACGCGCGCGCGGTGCCGCGACCGTGGAGCTGGCCCTGGCGATGCTCGTGCTCGTCCCGGTGCTGCTCTATGCCTTGTACGCCGGTGAGGCGTTCATCGCGTCCACGCGGGCCCAGGAGGCGGAGATGATGGCCACCTGGAACCTGACGGCCCACCTGGGGCACGACTACGCGGTGGGCTACACCGGCGCGGACAAGGCGGACGACGACGGCGCCTTCGGCTTGCAGCGCCAGGTGACCTCCGTGACGGGGCCTCGGGTGATGAAGGCCCTGGCGGGGATGGACAGCTTCGGGCGCGCGGGCTCGTCGCCCGCGAAGCGGCGCATGGTGGTGGCGGAGCAGGAGCTCACGGACGTGCGCTGCGAGCCGGTGGACGTGCGTGCCTACGCACAAGGTCGGCTGCTGACCTTCGATGGCGTGGGCGCCAAGGTCCGCGCCTACCTGCATCGCGGCAGCTACATGGCCTGCCGCGCGCAGGTGGAGGTCCAGTCGTCGTTCCTCCCCGCGAGTCTGCCGCAGGCCGTGCGCGGCGGCATGTCCGTCTGCGGAATGGGGCGGTCCCTGAGCGGCTGTCGTCCCGGACAGAAGGCTCCGGGTGCACGAGACCCTGGCTTCATGGTGCTCACCGACGACTGGGCGCTGGAGGATGCGCGCGAGAGCCCGGTGACCACCGCGGAGCATGCCCGGAATCGCAAGTACGCGAACGTCGGCGAGGCCGTCTACATGAACACGCCCACGCGGCTGCATCCGAAGGACGTGCTCACGGACAAGGCCATCGGCACGCAGCAGGTTCGCGAGGCCATGCTGTTCCTGTTGGATACACCCAAGGACTTCGGGAACACGTCCGAGTTCAGGTTCGGGTTCTTGAACCCCTCCAAGCAGATGCAGCGGTTCGACGTGGACCGCCCGGGCCGGGAAGAGATGGGGCACCTGACCCCGTGGGATGACGACGACCACCGGGACATCGCGCCAGGCAGCGAGGCGAACCGCTCGCCGCACAACTACCTGGGACATGAAGACGCGAACTACAACCGGCCATGA
- a CDS encoding TadE family protein, translating into MRRRSGGVGQRGQAAVESAIVLPMTVFVFLGVLQLGLAHHARLLNEYAAYKVARSASVYRLDCKPMVRAALMALIPSLSGVGESGTPQERFTRAARRVLGENKPLAFRFQGAGPIPLVQVDYRLSDYRPNASFDLQLTPDQRPTQVHVRLAYFYEFRVPFAGWVISRVWLASQTGRAWTRGADPLMPVRRRPGEVTTARERSPDWAIARMGIDQGYFTVPLVSSWTLRMMSDPLPDVPLEGQCR; encoded by the coding sequence ATGCGCCGAAGGTCGGGTGGAGTCGGACAGCGTGGCCAGGCGGCGGTGGAGAGCGCCATCGTCCTGCCGATGACGGTGTTCGTGTTCCTGGGCGTGCTCCAGTTGGGGCTGGCCCATCACGCGAGGCTGCTCAACGAATACGCCGCGTACAAGGTGGCGCGGTCGGCGAGTGTCTACCGGCTGGACTGCAAGCCGATGGTGCGCGCGGCGCTGATGGCGCTGATTCCGTCGCTGAGCGGGGTGGGGGAGTCAGGCACGCCGCAGGAGCGCTTCACGCGGGCGGCGCGCCGGGTGCTGGGGGAGAACAAGCCGCTGGCCTTCCGCTTCCAGGGCGCCGGTCCCATCCCGTTGGTGCAGGTGGACTACCGGCTGAGCGACTACCGGCCCAACGCCTCCTTCGATTTGCAGCTCACGCCGGACCAGCGGCCCACCCAGGTGCACGTGCGGCTGGCGTACTTCTACGAGTTCCGTGTCCCGTTCGCCGGTTGGGTCATCAGCCGGGTGTGGCTGGCGTCGCAGACGGGGCGGGCGTGGACGCGGGGGGCGGACCCGCTGATGCCGGTGCGGCGCAGGCCGGGTGAGGTGACGACGGCGCGCGAGCGCAGCCCGGATTGGGCCATCGCGCGGATGGGCATCGACCAGGGGTACTTCACGGTGCCGCTGGTCTCGTCGTGGACGCTGCGGATGATGAGCGACCCGCTGCCGGATGTCCCCCTGGAGGGGCAATGCAGATGA